The following coding sequences are from one Paenibacillus tundrae window:
- the kduD gene encoding 2-dehydro-3-deoxy-D-gluconate 5-dehydrogenase KduD, with the protein MNSFDLSGQVALVTGTSGGLGQGMAIGLAEAGADVVLVSYSKPVETASAIEALGRKAYVIEADLSIEDELSKVFEEALSFQGKIDILVNNAGIIRRTPAADHGQQDWHDVIALNLNSVFFLSQLAGRHMIERGSGKIINIASMLSYQGGINVPGYTASKHGVAGLTKALANEWAGKGVQINAIAPGYMETDNTTQIRADENRYRDITARIPAGRWGTPEDLKGPVVFLASSASDYLNGHVLNVDGGWLAR; encoded by the coding sequence ATGAACTCATTTGATTTGAGTGGACAAGTTGCTCTCGTGACCGGAACATCTGGAGGGCTGGGACAAGGTATGGCGATCGGGCTGGCAGAAGCAGGAGCCGATGTTGTCCTGGTGTCCTATTCCAAACCTGTGGAAACAGCCAGTGCTATCGAGGCATTGGGACGCAAAGCTTATGTTATAGAAGCAGATCTGAGTATTGAGGATGAACTGTCTAAAGTGTTTGAAGAGGCACTATCCTTTCAAGGCAAAATTGATATTCTAGTGAACAACGCAGGGATCATTCGTCGTACCCCGGCTGCGGATCATGGGCAGCAGGACTGGCATGATGTCATTGCGCTTAATTTGAATAGCGTATTTTTCCTAAGCCAATTGGCGGGTAGACATATGATCGAACGTGGTAGCGGCAAAATCATAAACATTGCATCCATGCTGTCCTATCAGGGCGGAATTAATGTACCTGGATATACAGCGAGTAAACATGGTGTTGCTGGTCTGACCAAAGCGCTCGCGAATGAGTGGGCAGGTAAAGGTGTACAGATTAACGCAATTGCACCAGGTTATATGGAAACGGACAATACAACGCAGATCCGGGCAGATGAGAATCGGTACCGTGATATTACAGCGCGCATCCCGGCTGGACGTTGGGGAACACCAGAAGACTTGAAAGGACCGGTCGTATTCTTGGCATCTTCAGCCTCGGACTACTTGAATGGTCATGTACTTAATGTCGATGGTGGCTGGCTCGCTCGCTAA